In Ilumatobacter fluminis, the following proteins share a genomic window:
- a CDS encoding MFS transporter, giving the protein MTAVDERPDTGTGRRPSPGAILAVVGFSVFVAADDLTVVSTMLRPIIGDLGLVLPDGLDDAAWIVNAYLIAFVAVMPIAGRVSDVLGRRRTFVGAYLLFLVGTILIPLSIQFDEPFRWFLLGRILTAIGGGAMVPVALAVVGDVYEEGKRARALGTLGAIETLGWVWGPLYGAMLVRFLSWEWQFWLNIPMAIGGLAVSWWALAGQDKPEHGARIDWVGATLLTIALVSLNLALLGGAEIQSVNGLDELTGGSGPDLWWLYPVATLATGLFIVQQSYSKHPLFDPRIFQGRNLLIALGVNFVVGAGLVIAMVDVPLFINSVELDLERAAVYSGWILSALTAAMAITSYVGGRITERWWYQPPVLLGVAMSTAAYAWMGATWTADTSYPIFAVQLALLGGGFGLTVAPTTSAVVDAAPPDQRGAAASVVMVVRLLGLSVGLSALTAWGLSRFESLRSTIELPPITDPGFEDAVVAAQETLTAQAIAETFTAAAVVLGAGLLATFFMRRNRAATHPDDHSSHHHSSEGATP; this is encoded by the coding sequence ATGACCGCCGTCGACGAACGCCCCGACACCGGCACCGGGCGCCGACCGTCGCCGGGCGCGATCCTGGCCGTCGTCGGCTTCAGCGTCTTCGTCGCGGCCGACGACCTCACCGTCGTCTCGACGATGCTGCGCCCGATCATCGGCGACCTCGGCCTCGTCCTGCCCGACGGCCTCGACGACGCCGCCTGGATCGTGAACGCCTACCTGATCGCCTTCGTCGCCGTGATGCCGATCGCCGGACGCGTCAGCGACGTGCTCGGTCGTCGGCGCACCTTCGTCGGTGCCTACTTGCTGTTCCTCGTCGGCACGATCCTGATCCCGTTGTCGATCCAGTTCGATGAACCGTTCCGCTGGTTCCTGCTCGGTCGCATCCTCACCGCGATCGGCGGTGGCGCCATGGTGCCGGTCGCGTTGGCCGTCGTCGGCGACGTCTACGAGGAGGGCAAGCGAGCCCGAGCGCTCGGCACACTCGGCGCGATCGAGACGCTCGGTTGGGTGTGGGGTCCGTTGTACGGCGCCATGCTCGTGCGGTTCCTGTCGTGGGAGTGGCAGTTCTGGCTCAACATCCCGATGGCGATCGGCGGCCTGGCCGTGTCGTGGTGGGCCCTCGCCGGACAGGACAAGCCCGAGCACGGAGCCCGCATCGACTGGGTCGGCGCCACCCTGCTCACGATCGCGCTCGTCAGCCTCAACCTCGCGCTGCTCGGCGGTGCCGAGATCCAGAGCGTCAACGGACTCGACGAACTCACCGGTGGCAGCGGCCCCGACCTGTGGTGGCTCTACCCCGTCGCCACGCTCGCGACCGGCTTGTTCATCGTCCAGCAGTCGTACTCGAAGCACCCGCTGTTCGACCCTCGCATCTTCCAGGGTCGCAACCTGCTGATCGCGCTCGGCGTCAACTTCGTCGTCGGCGCCGGCCTCGTCATCGCGATGGTCGACGTGCCGCTGTTCATCAACTCGGTCGAACTCGATCTCGAGCGGGCCGCCGTCTACTCGGGGTGGATCCTCTCGGCGCTCACCGCCGCCATGGCGATCACCTCCTACGTCGGCGGACGCATCACCGAGCGGTGGTGGTATCAGCCGCCGGTACTGCTCGGCGTCGCGATGTCGACGGCGGCGTATGCGTGGATGGGTGCCACGTGGACCGCCGACACCAGCTACCCGATCTTCGCCGTGCAACTCGCCCTCCTCGGCGGTGGATTCGGCCTCACCGTCGCACCCACGACGAGCGCCGTCGTCGACGCCGCACCACCCGACCAGCGCGGCGCCGCCGCGTCGGTGGTGATGGTCGTGCGCCTGCTCGGCTTGAGCGTCGGCCTGTCGGCGCTGACCGCGTGGGGCCTCTCCCGTTTCGAGAGCCTGCGCTCGACGATCGAGCTGCCGCCGATCACCGATCCCGGATTCGAGGACGCCGTCGTCGCCGCTCAGGAGACCCTCACCGCCCAGGCGATCGCCGAGACGTTCACTGCGGCCGCCGTCGTGCTCGGCGCCGGCCTTCTCGCCACCTTCTTCATGCGGCGCAACCGTGCCGCCACGCATCCTGACGACCATTCTTCTCACCATCACTCGAGCGAAGGAGCCACGCCGTGA
- a CDS encoding type II toxin-antitoxin system PemK/MazF family toxin: MDVGDVYDADLNEDRRRRVLVISPARFNRLAGRAVVIPEQHGSPDDVLDPWRVVVDDTVYAVDHVRSVPAERLLKLIDRAPAAAVNTIRRAMRAIT; encoded by the coding sequence ATGGACGTCGGTGACGTCTACGACGCAGACCTGAACGAGGACCGGCGACGTCGGGTCCTGGTGATCTCCCCGGCCCGCTTCAACCGACTCGCCGGTCGCGCCGTCGTCATACCCGAGCAGCACGGTTCGCCCGACGACGTCCTCGATCCCTGGCGGGTCGTGGTCGACGACACGGTCTACGCCGTCGACCATGTCCGCTCCGTCCCAGCCGAGCGGCTCCTGAAGCTGATCGATCGCGCCCCGGCCGCCGCAGTCAACACCATCCGCCGCGCCATGCGCGCCATCACCTGA
- a CDS encoding DUF6226 family protein: MDRFAELLVEVDAAFAVTARGLRQWDDPHPDRMPLDEEYSRVLDPAKWRIIGARVDAWADALVAAGLATMERDVTTDWIDPPGTDLQRTDRLVPTRSGALPIVFARSRIEGLLDTGVTIGAGDPAATVEMIPDCGCDACDSGSDDVLEQIDRSVGGVVRGDFRHLWRRVKRPRQPGWFRYLPAPGTPIDDAPFAETWALPELETITVRGGGRGAHNLTDERGIDAILADPVGWTETTGEPWFDES, encoded by the coding sequence ATGGATCGGTTCGCTGAGCTGCTCGTCGAGGTCGACGCGGCGTTCGCCGTGACCGCGCGCGGGCTGCGGCAGTGGGACGATCCGCACCCCGACCGGATGCCGTTGGACGAGGAGTACTCGCGGGTGCTCGATCCGGCGAAGTGGCGGATCATCGGGGCACGCGTCGACGCGTGGGCCGACGCTCTCGTGGCGGCCGGTCTCGCCACCATGGAGCGCGACGTCACCACCGACTGGATCGATCCGCCAGGCACCGATCTGCAGCGAACCGACCGCCTGGTGCCGACGCGCTCCGGTGCCCTGCCCATCGTGTTCGCCCGCAGCCGAATCGAAGGGCTCCTCGACACCGGGGTGACGATCGGAGCCGGCGACCCGGCGGCCACGGTCGAGATGATTCCCGACTGTGGTTGCGACGCATGCGACAGCGGATCCGATGACGTGCTCGAGCAGATCGACCGCAGCGTCGGAGGCGTCGTCCGGGGCGACTTCCGGCACCTCTGGCGGCGGGTGAAGCGTCCGAGGCAACCGGGCTGGTTCCGCTACCTTCCTGCGCCCGGGACCCCGATCGACGACGCACCGTTCGCCGAGACCTGGGCACTGCCGGAGCTGGAGACGATCACGGTCCGCGGAGGCGGACGGGGAGCTCACAACCTGACCGACGAGCGGGGCATCGACGCCATCCTCGCCGACCCCGTCGGTTGGACCGAGACGACGGGCGAGCCCTGGTTCGACGAGTCGTAG
- a CDS encoding CaiB/BaiF CoA transferase family protein has product MTAPLAGVVIVAVEQAIAAPLATRHLADLGATVIKVEHPDGGDFARHYDDNTAGQSTYFVWANRGKQSVVVDLKTDAGRDRLDALIAGADVFVQNLSAGAAERAGLLAHQLLDRHPTIVACDISGYGLDGPRADDKAYDLAIQSEAGAVMLTGSPDEPSKVGISIADISAAMYALSSILAALYRRDRTGEGAAISLSMLECLTEWTSPQVLTAAATGEAPARSPRRHPMIAPYGMFELADGATVLIAVQSDREWRAMAEGVLARPELGNDPRFAGNRDRIANVDELESIISGALAAIGADEARDRLRASRITVADVRDPLDVWHHVQHAARQRKVDVTTETGTAQVFRAPFNISGHTDEGGHVPALDEHA; this is encoded by the coding sequence ATGACGGCGCCGTTGGCGGGGGTGGTGATCGTTGCGGTGGAGCAGGCGATCGCTGCGCCGTTGGCGACGCGGCACCTGGCCGACCTCGGAGCGACCGTGATCAAGGTCGAACACCCCGACGGCGGCGACTTCGCCCGCCACTACGACGACAACACCGCCGGCCAGTCGACCTACTTCGTCTGGGCGAACCGCGGCAAGCAGAGCGTCGTCGTCGACCTGAAGACCGACGCCGGCCGTGACCGCCTCGACGCCCTCATCGCCGGCGCCGACGTGTTCGTCCAGAACCTCTCCGCCGGTGCCGCCGAACGAGCAGGCCTGCTCGCCCACCAACTCCTCGACCGGCACCCGACGATCGTCGCCTGCGACATCTCCGGCTACGGGCTCGACGGGCCACGGGCCGACGACAAGGCCTACGACCTCGCGATCCAGTCCGAAGCCGGCGCGGTGATGCTCACCGGCTCGCCCGACGAGCCGTCCAAGGTCGGCATCTCGATCGCCGACATCTCCGCCGCCATGTACGCCCTCAGCTCGATCCTCGCTGCGCTGTACCGGCGCGACCGCACCGGCGAGGGCGCGGCGATCTCGCTGTCGATGCTCGAGTGCCTCACCGAGTGGACGTCGCCGCAGGTCCTGACCGCCGCGGCGACCGGTGAGGCTCCGGCCCGCTCGCCGCGACGGCACCCGATGATCGCTCCCTACGGCATGTTCGAACTCGCCGACGGCGCGACGGTGCTGATCGCCGTGCAGTCCGACCGGGAGTGGCGGGCGATGGCCGAGGGCGTCCTCGCCCGGCCCGAACTCGGCAACGACCCGCGCTTCGCGGGCAACCGTGACCGAATCGCCAACGTCGACGAACTCGAGTCGATCATCAGCGGAGCGCTGGCAGCGATCGGCGCCGACGAGGCGAGGGACCGTCTGCGAGCGTCGCGCATCACCGTCGCCGACGTCCGCGACCCGCTCGACGTCTGGCACCACGTACAACACGCGGCGCGGCAGCGCAAGGTCGACGTCACCACCGAGACCGGTACCGCTCAGGTGTTCAGAGCCCCGTTCAACATCAGCGGCCACACCGACGAAGGCGGCCACGTCCCCGCCCTCGACGAACACGCCTGA
- a CDS encoding acyl-CoA dehydrogenase family protein codes for MDFEQPDDFAVIRTEVRRLCDKYGNEYWRGLEPDRYPEEFVADLTRHGWLAALIPEQYGGGGLSLAGASVILEEIAASGGNPSACHAQMYVMGTLLRHGSDEQKEHYLPQVADGRKRLQAFGVTEPAAGSETTRITTRAERDGDVYRINGQKIWTSRALYSDLMILLARTTPIDEVEHRLDGLSVFIVEMRDDSGELIPGLRIDPIDTWMNHNTTQVFFDDVEIPASSLIGVEGNGFRQILDGMNAERILIAAECIGDGTFFLERASQYANEREVFGRPIGQNQGVAFPLAKAYAQLQAADLMRWKAASLFDAGKSCGAEANMSKLLASEASWAAGNAALDAHGGYGFAAEYDIERKLRETRLYQVAPINNNLVLAFVAEKCLGLPKSY; via the coding sequence ATGGACTTCGAGCAACCCGACGACTTCGCCGTCATCCGCACCGAGGTGCGGCGGCTGTGCGACAAGTACGGCAACGAGTACTGGCGCGGGCTCGAACCCGACCGCTACCCGGAGGAGTTCGTCGCCGATCTGACCCGCCACGGCTGGCTCGCCGCGCTCATCCCCGAGCAATACGGCGGTGGTGGGCTCAGCCTCGCCGGCGCCTCGGTCATCCTCGAAGAGATCGCCGCCAGCGGTGGCAACCCCTCGGCCTGCCACGCGCAGATGTACGTGATGGGCACCCTGCTCCGCCACGGCTCCGACGAGCAGAAAGAGCACTACCTCCCGCAGGTCGCCGACGGCCGCAAACGACTCCAGGCGTTCGGCGTCACCGAGCCGGCCGCCGGTTCGGAGACGACGCGCATCACCACCCGTGCCGAACGCGACGGCGACGTGTACCGCATCAACGGGCAGAAGATCTGGACGTCGCGAGCGCTCTACTCCGACCTGATGATCCTGCTGGCGCGCACGACGCCGATCGACGAGGTCGAGCACCGCCTCGACGGGCTGTCGGTCTTCATCGTCGAGATGCGCGATGACTCGGGCGAACTGATCCCCGGGCTTCGCATCGATCCGATCGACACGTGGATGAACCACAACACGACCCAGGTGTTCTTCGACGACGTCGAGATCCCGGCGTCGTCGCTGATCGGTGTCGAGGGGAACGGGTTCCGCCAGATCCTCGATGGCATGAACGCCGAACGGATCCTGATCGCCGCCGAGTGCATCGGCGACGGCACCTTCTTCCTCGAGCGTGCGTCGCAGTACGCGAACGAACGGGAGGTGTTCGGGCGACCGATCGGCCAGAACCAGGGCGTGGCGTTCCCCCTCGCCAAGGCGTACGCCCAGTTGCAGGCCGCCGACCTGATGCGATGGAAGGCGGCGTCACTGTTCGACGCCGGCAAGAGCTGCGGCGCCGAGGCGAACATGTCGAAGCTGCTCGCGAGCGAGGCATCGTGGGCGGCGGGGAACGCTGCGCTCGACGCCCATGGTGGGTACGGGTTCGCCGCCGAGTACGACATCGAACGCAAGCTGCGTGAGACCCGGCTCTACCAAGTCGCCCCGATCAACAACAATCTCGTCCTCGCCTTCGTCGCCGAAAAGTGTCTCGGCCTCCCGAAGAGCTACTAG
- a CDS encoding Lrp/AsnC family transcriptional regulator: protein MIHLDEINRDLLDLLQHDGRLSYRELGERIGLSPPAVAERIRKLEESGVITGYRAMVDYEAIGFPILCIIRLNATNLDRATIDDVMTAIPEIIEANRVTGSESHVIRARVRSTAHLEELLELVTGHGATVTNIVTSSPVPRRPMNLRSALAYVDD from the coding sequence GTGATCCACCTCGACGAGATCAACCGCGACCTGCTCGACCTGCTGCAGCACGACGGGCGGTTGTCGTATCGAGAACTGGGTGAACGGATCGGCCTGTCGCCACCGGCGGTCGCCGAACGCATCCGCAAGCTGGAGGAGTCGGGTGTGATCACCGGCTACCGGGCGATGGTCGACTACGAGGCGATCGGGTTCCCGATCCTGTGCATCATCCGCCTGAACGCGACGAACCTCGACCGTGCGACGATCGACGACGTCATGACGGCGATCCCCGAGATCATCGAGGCGAACCGGGTGACCGGGTCGGAGTCGCACGTGATCCGGGCACGGGTCCGCTCGACCGCCCATCTGGAGGAGTTGCTCGAACTCGTGACCGGCCATGGCGCCACGGTCACGAACATCGTCACCAGCTCGCCCGTGCCGCGCCGCCCCATGAACCTGCGCTCGGCCCTCGCCTACGTCGACGACTGA
- a CDS encoding ABC transporter substrate-binding protein — protein sequence MRTRNRSVRTALAGVVALSLVAAACGDDDDTADDIEDAVDDAVDEAEDAADDAVDEAEDAVDEAEDAAEDAVDEAEDAMDDADDDMADGIECETPDEVSLQLQWFVQAQFAGYYAAIDQGYYDAACLDVTIVEGGVDIVPQTQLANGDVDFALAWVPKALASREAGANIVNVAQIYQRSGTLQVSFADSGIESPADFAGKKIGNWGFGNEYEVFAALGQEGLDPASDVELVGQNFDMVALLDGEIDAAEAMTYNEYAQVLEAVNPDTGELYQPEDFNVISYEEVGVGMLQDAIWASGDRLADDPEYVDITTRFVAASIGGWLYCRDNVQECADIVLAAGPTLGASHQLWQMNEVNKLIWPSDNGPGIVDPAAWDRTVEIALNTPNLEGATVLTEEPSDDAYRTDIATEALELLAELGIPVAVTGEVYQPIEVTLNEGGA from the coding sequence ATGAGAACACGGAACCGATCAGTACGGACGGCGCTCGCCGGCGTCGTCGCACTGTCGCTGGTCGCCGCTGCGTGCGGTGACGACGACGACACGGCCGACGACATCGAGGACGCCGTCGACGACGCGGTCGACGAGGCCGAGGACGCCGCCGACGATGCGGTGGACGAAGCCGAAGACGCCGTCGACGAGGCCGAGGACGCCGCCGAGGACGCGGTGGACGAGGCCGAGGACGCGATGGACGACGCCGACGACGACATGGCCGACGGCATCGAGTGCGAGACGCCCGACGAGGTCAGCCTGCAGCTGCAGTGGTTCGTCCAGGCACAGTTCGCCGGCTACTACGCAGCGATCGACCAGGGCTACTACGACGCGGCGTGTCTCGACGTGACCATCGTCGAAGGTGGCGTCGACATCGTCCCGCAGACCCAGCTCGCCAACGGCGACGTCGACTTCGCCCTCGCGTGGGTGCCCAAGGCCCTCGCCAGCCGTGAAGCCGGAGCGAACATCGTGAACGTCGCTCAGATCTACCAGCGCTCCGGCACCCTGCAGGTGTCGTTCGCCGACTCGGGCATCGAGTCGCCGGCCGACTTCGCCGGCAAGAAGATCGGCAACTGGGGCTTCGGCAACGAGTACGAGGTGTTCGCAGCGCTCGGCCAGGAGGGGCTCGACCCCGCCTCCGACGTCGAACTCGTCGGGCAGAACTTCGACATGGTCGCCCTCCTCGACGGGGAGATCGACGCTGCCGAGGCAATGACCTACAACGAGTACGCACAGGTGCTGGAGGCCGTGAACCCCGACACCGGTGAGCTGTACCAGCCGGAGGACTTCAACGTCATCTCGTACGAAGAGGTCGGCGTCGGGATGTTGCAGGACGCGATCTGGGCCAGCGGCGACCGTCTCGCCGACGACCCCGAGTACGTCGACATCACCACCCGATTCGTCGCCGCCTCGATCGGCGGTTGGCTGTACTGCCGCGACAACGTGCAGGAATGCGCCGACATCGTGCTGGCCGCCGGCCCCACCCTGGGTGCCAGCCACCAGCTCTGGCAGATGAACGAGGTCAACAAGCTCATCTGGCCGTCCGACAACGGTCCCGGCATCGTCGATCCGGCGGCGTGGGATCGCACCGTCGAGATCGCGCTGAACACGCCGAACCTCGAAGGAGCGACGGTGCTCACCGAGGAGCCGTCGGACGACGCGTACCGCACCGACATCGCGACCGAGGCGCTCGAACTCCTCGCCGAGCTGGGCATCCCGGTCGCCGTGACCGGTGAGGTGTACCAGCCGATCGAGGTCACCCTGAACGAGGGCGGCGCCTGA
- a CDS encoding ABC transporter permease — MNGRHAVATVAWPLLFGAIFLALWEAVVQIFDLKPYFLPSPSAIFEAFVDNIGVIWDATVYSGTNALIGLVAGTLLGVAVAFLLVRFQFMTELVTPMAVALNAIPIVVLVTVFLNMYGATSDIPRRLMVTLIVFFIVLVNVAKGLRQVQPTHLELMRSYAASPSAVLMKARIPNAVPYLFTALKIAAPASVITAFVAEYFGGRDIGLGRRIPSNFANSRNAVAWAYVLGACLLGLLFYLISMAMESTTRHRRGEAPGGGA, encoded by the coding sequence ATGAACGGCCGTCACGCCGTCGCCACGGTCGCCTGGCCGTTGCTGTTCGGTGCGATCTTCCTCGCGCTCTGGGAGGCCGTCGTCCAGATCTTCGACCTGAAGCCGTACTTCCTGCCGTCGCCGTCGGCGATCTTCGAAGCGTTCGTCGACAACATCGGCGTCATCTGGGACGCCACCGTGTACTCCGGCACCAACGCACTGATCGGGCTCGTCGCCGGCACCCTGCTCGGCGTGGCCGTCGCCTTCCTGCTCGTGCGGTTCCAGTTCATGACCGAGCTGGTGACGCCGATGGCCGTCGCGCTCAACGCGATCCCGATCGTCGTGCTCGTCACCGTCTTCCTCAACATGTACGGCGCCACGAGCGACATCCCGCGTCGGCTGATGGTGACCTTGATCGTGTTCTTCATCGTGCTCGTCAACGTGGCGAAGGGACTGCGGCAGGTGCAGCCCACCCATCTCGAGCTGATGCGTTCGTACGCGGCGTCGCCCTCGGCGGTCCTGATGAAGGCCCGCATCCCGAACGCCGTGCCGTATCTGTTCACGGCGCTCAAGATCGCGGCACCGGCGTCGGTCATCACGGCGTTCGTCGCCGAGTACTTCGGCGGACGAGACATCGGGCTCGGCCGTCGGATCCCATCCAACTTCGCGAACTCCAGGAACGCAGTCGCGTGGGCCTATGTGCTCGGCGCCTGCCTGTTGGGCCTGCTGTTCTACCTGATCTCCATGGCGATGGAGTCAACAACCAGACACCGACGGGGCGAAGCCCCTGGGGGAGGAGCATGA
- a CDS encoding ABC transporter ATP-binding protein gives MTTSAVAVSKVSKVFNPGTPGQVDALVDVDLTIAPGEFVSLIGPSGCGKSTLLRLIADLLEPSEGAITINGKNARQARLDQDYGMAFQQAGLFEWRSVEKNIELPLELKGWDKNQRRERAHEMLELVKLPEFARHMPWQLSGGMQQRIAIARALAASPSLLLMDEPFGALDEMTREHMQAELLRICAETQTTVVFVTHSIPEAVFLSDRVVVMSPRPGRITQTIDVALGDDRDEDTREASGFYDKITEVREALRGIEQPVMGGVDDR, from the coding sequence GTGACCACATCCGCCGTCGCGGTCAGCAAGGTGTCGAAGGTGTTCAACCCCGGCACGCCCGGGCAGGTCGACGCCCTCGTCGACGTCGATCTCACGATCGCCCCCGGCGAGTTCGTGTCGTTGATCGGCCCGTCGGGTTGCGGCAAGTCGACCCTGCTCCGACTGATCGCCGACCTGCTCGAGCCGAGCGAGGGCGCGATCACGATCAACGGCAAGAACGCCCGCCAGGCCCGACTCGACCAGGACTACGGGATGGCGTTCCAGCAGGCCGGCCTGTTCGAGTGGCGATCGGTCGAGAAGAACATCGAGTTGCCGCTCGAGCTGAAGGGCTGGGACAAGAACCAGCGCCGCGAACGCGCGCACGAGATGCTCGAACTCGTCAAACTCCCGGAATTCGCCCGACACATGCCGTGGCAATTGTCGGGTGGCATGCAGCAACGCATCGCGATCGCTCGAGCACTCGCAGCGTCGCCGTCGCTGCTGCTGATGGACGAACCGTTCGGCGCGCTCGACGAGATGACCCGCGAACACATGCAGGCCGAACTCCTCCGCATCTGCGCCGAGACCCAGACCACCGTCGTGTTCGTGACGCACTCGATCCCCGAAGCCGTGTTCCTGTCCGATCGCGTCGTCGTCATGTCGCCGCGCCCCGGCCGGATCACGCAGACGATCGACGTCGCGCTCGGCGACGACCGCGACGAGGACACGCGCGAAGCAAGTGGCTTCTACGACAAGATCACCGAGGTCCGCGAAGCCCTGCGCGGCATCGAGCAACCGGTGATGGGCGGGGTCGACGACCGATGA